One window from the genome of Oryza glaberrima chromosome 3, OglaRS2, whole genome shotgun sequence encodes:
- the LOC127766542 gene encoding QWRF motif-containing protein 2-like, whose amino-acid sequence MVAAGAAAAAAAAPRVNPSPSPHRRRASSALSPSKSANSNANANADAARGGGGGGKPKGKAVPSRYLLAPSSKSTSTSSSSTTTTTNSSATSNSTSTSASTPSRRFASPLPRRSSSVDRPRPTSNAAAAGGDALGPNGATTTTTRSLSVAFQGRAYFLETSKAKPATSPSPVRRPVAAASTTPERRRPSMGTVPERGKVFEGGHSQQRWPMSARAAHGFEGNPLTKSLDCSLDKRGAAVLAAVRSLRQSMVFEEGVRRASFDSGDYLMSSDTESVSSGSNSGSQDAGMGRARSSPKGMSVPARFLQDAAASRPNRLADPSTPFMTHSSGFASSPRTAPVKKSLLNGFVLSPLNRPIRQPSPSKLVGSRRMSSPSRPRGSVGVSASYGDQHGRSSSGYGLDSQVKRRWLGCSKVDCEHLLRILCNRHLQWRCVNAQADAALAAQKMTAEKYLSDAWITTLGMRKSVALKRFQLQLFRNNWKLMTVLKGQMDFLEEWSFLERDHANSLSGIVEALTATILCLPVTDGAKADIQDVKNAVGSAVDIMQTIGSSICTLLAKLSGTSILVSDLAKIATQERTLMDQSRELLSTLASMHVKYCSLQGQRVQTTTHRRRVRS is encoded by the exons atggtcgccgccggcgcagcggcggccgcggcggccgcgcccagGGTGAACCCGTCGCCgtccccgcaccgccgccgcgcctcctccgcgcTCTCCCCGTCCAAATCCGCCAACTCCAACGCCAACGCCAATGCCGACGCCgccaggggcggcggcggcggcgggaagcccAAGGGTAAGGCCGTCCCCTCCCGCTACCTCCTCGCCCCCTCCTCCAaatccacctccacctcctcctcctccaccaccaccaccaccaactcgTCGGCGACCTccaactccacctccacctcggcCTCCACGCCCTCCCGCCGCTTCGCGTCGCCGCTCCCGAGGCGGTCCTCCTCCGTCGACCGCCCGCGCCCCACGAGCAAtgcggctgctgctggtggtgacGCCTTGGGGCCCAATGgcgctaccaccaccaccacgaggaGCCTCTCTGTTGCTTTTCAGGGCCGCGCCTACTTCCTGGAGACCAGCAAGGCGAAGCCGGCCACCTCCCCTTCGCCggtgcggcggccggtggcggcggcgtccaccaCGCCCGAGAGGAGGCGGCCCAGTATGGGCACAGTGCCGGAGAGGGGGAAGGTGTTTGAAGGTGGTCATAGCCAGCAGAGGTGGCCAATGTCGGCGAGGGCTGCCCATGGGTTCGAGGGGAATCCGCTTACCAAGAGCTTGGACTGTTCTCTGGACAAGAGGGGTGCTGCTGTGCTGGCTGCTGTGCGCTCACTGCGGCAGTCAATGGTGTTCGAGGAGGGGGTGCGGCGCGCCTCGTTTGATAGCGGTGACTACTTGATGTCATCGGACACAGAGAGTGTGTCATCAGGGAGCAATTCTGGGTCTCAGGATGCAGGCATGGGCAGAGCACGCTCGTCCCCAAAGGGGATGAGTGTGCCTGCGCGGTTCTTGCAGGATGCTGCGGCCAGCAGGCCGAATCGCCTTGCAGATCCAAGCACACCATTCATGACACATAGCTCTGGGTTTGCATCATCTCCCAGGACAGCACCAGTCAAGAAATCGTTGCTGAATGGCTTTGTTTTGTCTCCACTGAATAGGCCAATTAGGCAGCCTTCACCAAGTAAGCTTGTAGGATCACGGAGGATGTCAAGCCCATCCCGACCAAGGGGCTCTGTGGGGGTGAGTGCATCATATGGAGATCAGCATGGAAGAAGTTCATCTGGTTATGGGTTGGATAGTCAAGTGAAAAGGAGGTGGCTTGGGTGTAGTAAGGTTGACTGTGAGCACCTATTGAGGATTTTATGCAATCGACATTTGCAGTGGCGGTGTGTAAATGCACAGGCTGATGCTGCACTTGCCGCGCAGAAGATGACTGCAGAG aaATACTTAAGTGATGCATGGATTACTACCTTAGGAATGCGTAAATCTGTTGCTCTTAAAAGGTTTCAGCTACAACTATTCCGGAACAATTGGAAACTCATGACAGTTCTAAAGGGACAA ATGGACTTTCTGGAGGAGTGGTCTTTTTTAGAGAGGGATCATGCAAATTCTTTATCTGGGATTGTGGAAGCTCTAACGGCCACCATTCTTTGCCTTCCTGTTACTGATGGAGCAAAG GCTGATATCCAAGATGTCAAAAACGCTGTTGGCTCTGCAGTTGACATCATGCAGACAATAGGAAGTTCAATATGTACTTTGCTCGCTAAG CTATCTGGGACAAGTATTTTGGTTTCTGACCTCGCCAAAATCGCTACACAAGAGCGCACTTTAATGGACCAATCCAGAGAATTGCTGTCCACACTTGCATCAATGCAC GTCAAATACTGTAGCCTACAAGGGCAAAGAGTACAGACGACAACTCACAGGAGGCGTGTGCGTTCGTAG